GCCCAGAACAAATTGAAAAGTCTCTCCTAATTAAGGATCACGTAAGAACATCACCTATCACTCTATCAGATTAGGGCTAAATTGTCCTCACTCTAGCCTAGCTTCTCCCCCAACTGGACTGCTGGTCTAGCTGATTAGGATAGAACCCAGTCAACGCCCTGCAAAATGTGTCAGTGATGAGGAGACCAAAACAAAACGGCAGCAGATTCTACTCCTGGGGAGTCAAGCAGAGGTTGATATCAGGGGAAGGCCTGTGACCCATGGGTTGTGCGCCAACAGGCCAGCCGACCATGGTGAAGCCTGCGGAGCTTGAGTTCAGGTTCATGGGGCCGGTGGTTGCAGTGTGCTCCACATTGGCATGGACTTGTAGGGGCGCCATGGGGACCGGAGGCCCATGGCGACCATTGCCAGGAGCCGCCTGAGAGATGGGCATTGCAGCAGTGAGCACCGGAGGAGGGGCGTCAGCCTCCGGCGGCGTCGGAACGGCAGATGGTTGCGGGTGCATGCCCATCCTCCTCTGATGCTGCTTCAGACTGTTTGGTAGGAAGCTCCCCACAATCACCTGTTCAGACGGTCTGTGTTAGAGAACGAAGAAGAGATGGTTTCAAAATTCAAAAGGTGTGAGAGCACTTGAAAAGCCGGgtctatacctggataggagtggcagCACGCAGCATACCGGCGACTACTCCGCCAATGACACGACCATCGGGGCCAGCAAGTGACACACTGAGCCCACCGGTCCTCTTCCGGCCACCTTCCTCGGCCATTGTGAAGGAGCCAGTCAGCTGAAGAATCTCAAACAGGCCCTGGAAATCAGATGCACGAAATATTTTCAGTTTGAATCGGTAAGACACAATACACCAGTTAAAATAGGCAAGGAATTCATCCATCCTCATAGGTACATAGCCATTAGCCAAGTTGCATTGTGTATAAATAAAGCCAAATTAGTGCAAAGTGCAAACTACTCCGGACAAATGAAACATTCAACAGAGATTCGCAATAGCAATTCTTGTAAAATGTTCGGTTGCTATCTGTCTTTTTTTAGGGGATCGCTATCTATCTCTTAATACATAGGCACGCAACCCTCTTGCGCATTCCAGAAAAAAAAAGTGATAAGAGGCAAACAGCAAATTCTTGGTGCCATTTTTGTTGCATACCTCGTAGGTGAAGGTGCTATCAGATGAGCCAGATGAGCCAGGCTTGTTGAATGCCACATTAGAGATGGTCCCACTGGCAGCGAGGATGCAGACCGAGCGTGGACCCCTCTGAGAGAATGACATTATGCGCGCCGCCACATCCTACAAACCAAATCGGACAAGAACAGCGATGTGTTTCTCAAATTACGACACCCCTCCGCTACTAGATCACAATGTAAGGGAAAAGTAGAGGTTTAAGATGCCAAAGACGCTAATTAATTACCTCTCTAGCAGGGACGATGATGACATGCGGTGTGAAGCTCCCTCCAGCTGAGAGCGCATACCATTCCCCTTCACAAATCACAAGTATTGCAATCAGGCAAACAATTACACTAGTTTTCTAGGTCACTGAACTACTGGAGAGCATGAAACAAGGACCTTAATCAAGGTTAGCATATAAGTACGAAATCACCTACTAACTTTCTAACGGATCAGGTCGATTAGTTCAACCCTGCCAGATAAATCTGACAATAATGCGTACGCAAGCTAGGTTGGTGAGAATAAATGGGAGAAGAGTACAGGTAAAGGTTGGTGAGAATAAGTGGAGATTAAACATAGGAATCACTTTAATAACATCGGAGATGGATGCGACAAGATGAGAGTCAAGAACAGCAGAACTGTCCTAACAGATACTACCGCCCAAACTGGACCCCATCCTAGCAATGGAATAGAAATGCACAAGGGGGAGCAAACATGGCAAGAACCCGAACAGCAAAAATGGAAGCTTTGGGTCGCTCAAGAAGAAGGTTTGGATTCCAGAGGGAACATACGGACCTAGGGTGGCTAGGATCTGCCGTCTCCCGGAGCCGCGTGGCCGGCCCCTGCGCCGCCCGGAGCTCAAGCCGGCCACCTGCTCGCCGTCACCCGCCATCTGCATGCCGTTGCCGTTGCCGTTGTCCCCCGCGCGGGCCTCGGTCGGCTTTTCCTGCTCGCCGGCGAAGCTCCACGCGTGCGGCGTCGCGGCCGCGTACCCTCCTCCGTGGCCAGCCGCGGCCTGCGGCGGGGACGGCGTCGGGGAGGTCGACGGCGAGGAGGGAGAGGAGCGGTACTCCACCTTGGCTGCTCCTTGCGGCTCCGCCATGGAAACGTCTGCTCTGAACAGGCCGAGACCGGCTTCATGGCCACCTGCCACCGCAATGCCCACCCTCCCCTCCATGTAGCATGTGGGGGTGGCCGGTCTTTCGTGGGGTTTCTTGGTTTGCTGGCTTGGCCTCAAAACGAGGAAGAAGACAGAGCAGAGGAGACGCCTACTCTAGTTTTGCAAGTTTGCTTTCTTTCCCCGGTTGCTCTAGCCGAGGCACCAGTGGCACcgttgtagtactccctccgtccgaaaatacttgtcatcgaaaTGAATAAAAAaaaatgtatctagaattaaaatacatctagatacatcttttttatccattttaatgacaagtatttctgaACTGGGGAGTAGTAGCATATGCCAAAGTTCTATGGGGGGAAATATTTTAAAGACGAGGGAGAGAAATGGTGGCAGAGATAAAACAGAGAGAGATATTGGGGGCAGAAACTGCACAAGAATGGCGGGgttcctgctctctctctctctgcacaaGAAACacccacacacactctctctccattCTTTAAGGAACGACCTCTCTCCTTTGACCAGCCAGCTGATTGGTTGGACTGCAAAAGTGTACTGGAGTATACAACAACATACTTCCAATATAATGAACAGTAGAATACTGTGTGCAATAAGACAAACTACGGCAAATGATATTATGTATTACTTCCATTATTACAATGAACAGTTGAAAAATGAATGAGACAACTCACGATATTATGCACTACTATTTCAAACAGCTTAAACTATGAAACTGTGTTTAATGGTGTGGTGCTTACCTTTGACTAAAGTGTACTGTGTCTAAGAATATGCAATGATTTACTCAGTGGCAATGCAGATTTACACGCACACAAAAAAAATCGCCATGAGAACAAATTCAAATTTTACAGAGAAGATTGTGGGGCTCTTGGGATGACCCTTTTTTCCCCTCCCACCCCTCCCTCCTCTCCGAGACCCACCACCCCTACCACTGCCATTATAACTGAAACCGCAACTCCACCATCCAAGGCCGCATCCCATCACCTTTCTGGCATGAACATGACTACTTTTGGTCCTCCCAGGTTGCCTTCTGGAACACACTCGTCACGGGAAACACCATGGGCATGGACTTCGAAGAAAAGATCCGCTACCACACCGAGGTGCCCTCACCCTACCCTGGATCCAACAACAACACCTACCTCCAACATGGCAATGGGTACCCGCTACCCGCGAACCTgacgggtaaaaaccctattagggtaagggttttGAAAAGTTAAGTACCCATAAATAGGAAAAAAATGTACTTGTCGGGTAAGCCGAGTACGGGAACACAATACCCATACCCGCGTACCCACCTACCCACATATTAGTACATCTTACAGGTAGGTCCCCTATGTCATTCACTAAAAAGGGAACCGCTAGCCTAACCCAGCCACAGCCCGCACACAAAATCCCCTCCCCTCACCCACCCATCACGCCGTCACACAACACAAACCCCATCTTCCTCTCGCCTCGGCTGCAACCCTAGGTGGTAGGCGCCACCGGCGCTGCCTGGAGTAGGGGAGCGACGTGACCAGGCCATCTcccaaagcacctcttccattgcaagataaatcaatctagttggccaaaccaaacagatagatcagacagaaatacaaagctataacaatcatgcataaaagagttttgagtgagatcgcaatggaagaaggaattgagaatggcaa
This window of the Triticum aestivum cultivar Chinese Spring chromosome 5D, IWGSC CS RefSeq v2.1, whole genome shotgun sequence genome carries:
- the LOC123124564 gene encoding AT-hook motif nuclear-localized protein 7 gives rise to the protein MEGRVGIAVAGGHEAGLGLFRADVSMAEPQGAAKVEYRSSPSSPSTSPTPSPPQAAAGHGGGYAAATPHAWSFAGEQEKPTEARAGDNGNGNGMQMAGDGEQVAGLSSGRRRGRPRGSGRRQILATLGEWYALSAGGSFTPHVIIVPAREDVAARIMSFSQRGPRSVCILAASGTISNVAFNKPGSSGSSDSTFTYEGLFEILQLTGSFTMAEEGGRKRTGGLSVSLAGPDGRVIGGVVAGMLRAATPIQVIVGSFLPNSLKQHQRRMGMHPQPSAVPTPPEADAPPPVLTAAMPISQAAPGNGRHGPPVPMAPLQVHANVEHTATTGPMNLNSSSAGFTMVGWPVGAQPMGHRPSPDINLCLTPQE